Proteins from one Planctomyces sp. SH-PL62 genomic window:
- a CDS encoding YfhO family protein, translating to MTRDSLIAKLLVFGCLAALLLACFHRVLLDGHQFAYRDAAHFYYPLYERVQREWDAGRWPLWEPEENSGMPLMGNPTAAVLYPGKVVYAVLPYAWAARLYIVGHVALAFAAMLALMRSWKVSWTGAGLSALSYSFCGPILFQYCNIIYLVGAAWLPLGFLAVDRWIRDGSRWAVLGLAVVLAMQTLGGDPQSAYLMGLCALAYAAGAAWTSGRGFREAQPPEPSTTRTALPWRAILLGLLVAGIWTMATLELARVLPSLRPAKLPDKPTPPLPWMLWAPAVVPVVWAIVLAIYFVRKKPTRERRTVWRLAMGLGVAGALAGALTAAQLLPVVEFTQQTTRAAAGGPHEIYPFSVEPFRLVEMLWPNVFGSYFDGNASWVDLVKISADRSKVWVPSLYMGGAVILLALAAVAFRRGDAARVWLSWIVVVTLLGSFGEFSSPIWASRFANSTLGVGYPGIGPFDPPNDPPLRKDGHLRDGDGGVYWAMTTFLPGFRQFRFPSKLMTFSILGIAALAGFGWDDLGRGRERRLRRSTVVLLSLSSACLLGWLSARGPILKVFEGAQLSSSFGPFDPVAAYGETRRALGQGVLVFAATLGLVALRPRRPGLACAAVLLLVTLDLGLANRRMIATAPQELFEVEPEVLGVIKAAEAARPSDGPYRIHRSPIWNPAGWIESASDDRVRDFMEWERATIQPKYGITLGVEYTHTIGVAELYDYEWYFGGWLFSTSPEFARSIGITPGQKVVYFPRRSFDMWNTRYFILPSYTNDWLDENRGFAAFLADTEIIHPRPGKTDSPESRKQAEDWVKTKDYQIRRNLNQFPRAWVVHRAKGLTTLRGMSPEARSGPMMEIMYDDNDPIWRDPTMISYDPRQIAWVENDDAAALAPFTRGGVSRPSEVVKVGYPRSDRVELDVTLDAPGIVVLADVYYPGWKLTIDGQPSPVYRVNRMMRGAAVESGTHHLVYSYEPRSFRLGLLVSMAGLGVALGLAAFASRRPRTPLPWTAAVAKPGA from the coding sequence ATGACTCGCGACTCCCTGATCGCCAAGCTCCTCGTGTTCGGTTGCCTGGCGGCGCTGCTGCTCGCCTGCTTCCATCGAGTCCTCCTCGACGGCCACCAGTTCGCCTACCGCGACGCGGCCCATTTCTATTACCCCCTCTACGAGCGCGTGCAGCGCGAGTGGGACGCGGGTCGCTGGCCGCTCTGGGAGCCCGAAGAAAACTCCGGGATGCCTCTCATGGGCAATCCCACGGCCGCCGTCCTCTATCCCGGCAAGGTCGTGTACGCCGTCCTCCCCTACGCCTGGGCCGCTCGCCTCTACATCGTCGGCCATGTGGCGCTGGCCTTCGCGGCGATGCTCGCCCTGATGCGTTCCTGGAAGGTGAGCTGGACCGGCGCGGGGCTGAGCGCGCTGTCGTACTCGTTCTGCGGGCCGATCCTGTTCCAGTACTGCAACATCATCTATCTGGTGGGCGCGGCGTGGCTGCCTTTGGGCTTCCTCGCGGTGGACCGATGGATCCGCGACGGGTCGCGGTGGGCCGTCCTCGGCCTGGCGGTCGTGCTGGCGATGCAGACGCTCGGCGGCGATCCCCAGTCCGCCTACTTGATGGGGCTTTGCGCGCTAGCCTACGCGGCGGGCGCGGCCTGGACCTCGGGTCGCGGCTTCCGCGAAGCCCAGCCGCCCGAGCCTTCGACGACGCGCACGGCGCTTCCCTGGCGAGCGATCCTGCTCGGGTTGCTCGTCGCCGGGATCTGGACGATGGCGACCCTGGAGCTGGCGCGAGTCTTGCCGAGCCTCCGCCCCGCCAAGCTTCCCGACAAGCCCACGCCCCCGCTCCCCTGGATGCTCTGGGCGCCGGCCGTGGTGCCGGTCGTCTGGGCGATCGTCCTGGCGATCTACTTCGTCCGGAAGAAGCCGACGCGGGAGCGACGGACCGTGTGGCGGCTGGCGATGGGCCTGGGGGTCGCCGGGGCGCTGGCGGGGGCGCTGACCGCCGCGCAGCTCCTCCCCGTGGTCGAGTTCACGCAACAGACGACTCGTGCGGCGGCGGGCGGGCCCCACGAGATCTACCCGTTCAGCGTCGAGCCGTTTCGTCTGGTCGAGATGCTCTGGCCCAACGTCTTCGGGTCCTACTTCGACGGCAACGCCAGCTGGGTCGACCTCGTCAAGATCTCGGCGGACCGCAGCAAGGTTTGGGTCCCTTCGCTTTACATGGGCGGGGCGGTGATCCTGCTGGCTTTGGCCGCGGTCGCGTTCCGTCGGGGCGATGCGGCGCGGGTCTGGCTCTCCTGGATCGTGGTGGTCACGCTGCTCGGCAGCTTCGGCGAGTTCAGCAGCCCGATCTGGGCCTCGCGATTCGCGAATTCGACCCTCGGCGTCGGCTACCCGGGCATCGGGCCGTTCGACCCACCCAACGATCCGCCGCTGAGGAAAGACGGACACCTCCGCGACGGCGACGGCGGCGTCTACTGGGCGATGACCACGTTCCTGCCCGGGTTCCGCCAGTTCCGCTTCCCGAGCAAGCTGATGACCTTCTCGATCCTGGGGATCGCCGCGCTGGCCGGGTTCGGCTGGGACGACCTGGGGCGAGGCCGGGAACGGAGGCTCCGTAGGTCGACCGTCGTGCTCCTCAGCCTCTCTTCGGCCTGCCTTCTGGGATGGCTGTCCGCGCGCGGCCCGATCCTGAAGGTCTTCGAGGGGGCGCAGCTCTCCAGCTCGTTCGGCCCGTTCGACCCGGTCGCGGCCTATGGCGAGACCCGACGTGCGCTCGGCCAGGGGGTTCTCGTCTTCGCCGCGACCCTGGGTCTCGTCGCGCTGCGCCCTCGTCGTCCCGGCCTGGCGTGTGCGGCGGTGCTCTTGCTGGTCACGCTCGACCTCGGATTGGCCAACCGGCGTATGATCGCCACCGCGCCCCAGGAGCTGTTCGAGGTGGAGCCCGAGGTCCTCGGCGTCATCAAGGCCGCCGAGGCGGCCAGGCCGTCGGATGGACCTTATCGCATCCATCGCTCGCCGATCTGGAATCCCGCTGGGTGGATCGAGTCCGCTTCCGACGACCGCGTCCGCGACTTCATGGAATGGGAACGAGCGACGATCCAGCCCAAGTACGGGATCACGCTGGGGGTCGAGTACACGCACACGATCGGCGTCGCCGAGTTGTACGACTACGAGTGGTATTTCGGGGGTTGGCTCTTCTCCACCTCGCCCGAGTTCGCCCGCAGCATCGGGATCACGCCCGGCCAGAAGGTGGTCTATTTCCCCCGCCGCTCGTTCGATATGTGGAACACGCGGTACTTCATCCTCCCCTCCTACACGAACGACTGGCTCGACGAAAATCGGGGCTTCGCCGCGTTCCTCGCCGACACCGAGATCATCCACCCCAGGCCCGGCAAAACCGACTCGCCCGAATCGCGCAAGCAGGCCGAGGACTGGGTGAAAACCAAGGATTACCAGATCCGTCGCAACCTCAACCAGTTTCCGAGGGCCTGGGTCGTCCATCGGGCCAAGGGGCTGACGACGCTGAGAGGTATGTCGCCCGAGGCCCGCAGCGGCCCCATGATGGAGATCATGTACGACGACAACGACCCGATCTGGCGCGACCCGACGATGATCTCCTACGACCCGAGGCAGATCGCCTGGGTCGAGAACGACGACGCGGCGGCCCTCGCCCCGTTCACGCGCGGGGGGGTCTCCCGACCGTCGGAAGTGGTGAAGGTCGGCTATCCACGCTCGGACCGAGTGGAGTTGGACGTCACCCTGGATGCGCCGGGGATCGTCGTCCTGGCCGACGTTTATTATCCGGGCTGGAAGCTGACCATCGACGGCCAGCCCTCGCCGGTGTACCGCGTGAACCGCATGATGCGCGGGGCCGCCGTCGAGTCGGGGACGCATCACCTCGTCTACAGTTACGAGCCGCGATCGTTCCGGCTCGGCCTGCTCGTCTCAATGGCGGGGCTGGGCGTGGCGCTCGGCCTCGCGGCGTTCGCCTCGCGGCGGCCCCGGACGCCCCTGCCTTGGACGGCCGCCGTCGCGAAGCCGGGAGCCTGA
- a CDS encoding cytochrome-c peroxidase: protein MTMSRLRPLLVPGVLLLAGSALLQQSMQAAAKGGPRILAMLQDEPNKPPDEDPANPAEFLYQRSDPSLIDDEPLEVVVPKGLPPLTPKSVVPLSNPITKGKYELGRLLYFDPRVSLDGSVSCATCHNPDKGWSDGGRVSAGIDGQRGNRNSPTVFNTAYGKHMFWDGRSPSLEGQAQGPMVNPIEMGEQKHEQIVKRLREVPEYRQWFRKVFGTDVTLDGMAKAIATFERVAALSGNSKYDRYIHGEYDVLNESEKRGMVLFGLRLDPEDEYEPTVELQKAKCTLCHVGANFTDEEFHNLGIGWNEAKKQHDDPGRWAPEPIGQKGDHSLGAFKTPTVRNVELTAPYMHDGSMKTLEEVMDHYNKGGTPNPSLDKDMVPLKLTPQEIADVIAFMRALTGEVKSTAELLPAKLPDNPDGTCPDPVAALTPPGG, encoded by the coding sequence ATGACGATGTCGAGATTGCGTCCGCTGCTGGTCCCCGGCGTGCTGCTGCTCGCGGGATCGGCCCTCCTCCAGCAGTCCATGCAGGCCGCCGCCAAGGGGGGCCCGCGCATCCTCGCGATGCTCCAGGACGAGCCGAACAAGCCCCCCGATGAAGATCCGGCCAACCCCGCCGAGTTCCTCTATCAGCGTTCGGATCCGAGCCTGATCGACGACGAGCCGCTCGAGGTCGTCGTCCCCAAGGGCCTTCCGCCGCTGACCCCCAAGAGCGTCGTCCCGCTCTCCAACCCGATCACCAAGGGCAAGTACGAACTGGGCCGCCTCCTCTACTTCGACCCTCGCGTCTCGCTCGACGGGAGCGTGAGTTGCGCGACCTGCCACAACCCGGACAAGGGCTGGAGCGACGGCGGCCGGGTCTCGGCCGGCATCGACGGCCAGCGCGGAAATCGCAACTCCCCCACGGTCTTCAACACGGCCTACGGCAAGCACATGTTCTGGGACGGTCGCTCCCCGAGCCTGGAGGGCCAGGCGCAAGGCCCGATGGTCAACCCGATCGAGATGGGCGAGCAGAAGCACGAGCAGATCGTCAAGCGGCTTCGCGAGGTCCCCGAGTACCGGCAGTGGTTCCGCAAGGTGTTCGGCACCGACGTCACCCTCGACGGCATGGCCAAGGCCATCGCCACCTTCGAGCGGGTCGCGGCCCTCTCCGGCAACTCGAAATACGACCGCTACATCCACGGCGAGTACGACGTCCTGAATGAGAGCGAGAAGCGCGGGATGGTGCTCTTCGGCCTCCGGCTCGACCCCGAAGACGAGTACGAGCCGACGGTCGAACTCCAGAAAGCCAAGTGCACCCTCTGCCACGTCGGCGCCAATTTCACGGACGAGGAATTCCATAACCTGGGCATCGGCTGGAACGAGGCCAAGAAACAGCACGACGATCCCGGTCGCTGGGCCCCCGAGCCGATCGGTCAGAAGGGGGACCACAGCCTGGGCGCCTTCAAGACCCCGACCGTCCGCAACGTGGAACTCACCGCCCCGTACATGCACGACGGAAGCATGAAGACGCTCGAAGAGGTCATGGACCACTACAACAAGGGCGGCACCCCGAACCCGTCGCTCGACAAGGACATGGTCCCCCTGAAGCTGACCCCCCAGGAGATCGCCGACGTCATCGCCTTCATGAGGGCCCTCACCGGCGAGGTGAAGTCGACAGCCGAGCTGCTCCCGGCCAAGCTGCCAGACAACCCCGACGGCACCTGCCCCGACCCGGTCGCCGCGTTGACGCCTCCCGGCGGCTGA
- a CDS encoding indolepyruvate ferredoxin oxidoreductase subunit alpha, with protein sequence MSASLAQKPRKVIPKILAVINADGCTGCDACLEICPVECIYKVAGEDHPGLMGFCDIDLDRCIGCKHCQQICPWDAIEMVDTADVASHVAAKGGPPRYIDEAWDDLVDQALRNAEEFLAKKRK encoded by the coding sequence ATGTCGGCGTCGCTCGCTCAAAAACCTCGGAAAGTCATCCCCAAAATCCTCGCGGTGATCAACGCCGACGGCTGCACAGGCTGCGACGCCTGCCTGGAAATCTGCCCCGTCGAGTGCATCTACAAGGTCGCCGGCGAGGACCATCCGGGCCTGATGGGCTTCTGCGACATCGATCTGGATCGCTGCATCGGTTGCAAGCACTGCCAGCAAATCTGCCCCTGGGACGCGATCGAGATGGTCGACACTGCGGACGTGGCGTCCCACGTCGCGGCCAAGGGGGGCCCGCCCCGATACATCGACGAGGCGTGGGACGACCTGGTGGACCAGGCCCTTCGCAACGCCGAGGAGTTCCTCGCGAAGAAACGGAAATGA
- a CDS encoding thioesterase family protein — translation MKQTPRTGLTGEMIVEVVEENCINFADGRMPAVLSTPWLVAYLEFVARDALAVCLEDHERSVGALVEIEHLAPSPIGARVTCRARVIHVDGPIVTFHIEAFDETEAVARGLHKRRVIDADRFARRVEKKRRPAGS, via the coding sequence TTGAAACAGACGCCGAGGACGGGCCTGACGGGCGAGATGATCGTCGAGGTCGTGGAGGAGAACTGCATCAACTTCGCCGACGGCCGAATGCCGGCGGTCCTGTCGACGCCCTGGCTCGTGGCGTACCTCGAATTCGTCGCCCGAGACGCGCTGGCGGTCTGCCTGGAGGACCACGAGCGGAGCGTCGGCGCGCTGGTCGAGATCGAGCACCTGGCCCCGAGCCCGATCGGCGCAAGGGTGACGTGCCGGGCTCGCGTGATCCACGTCGACGGCCCGATCGTGACGTTCCACATCGAGGCGTTCGACGAGACCGAGGCGGTCGCCCGGGGCCTCCACAAGCGCCGGGTCATCGACGCCGACCGATTCGCCCGTCGGGTCGAGAAAAAGCGCAGGCCCGCCGGCTCATGA
- a CDS encoding gamma carbonic anhydrase family protein gives MGDVHIGPDSSVWYHAVIRGDTEQIRIGASTNIQDLTMIHADPGAPCVVGNRVTVGHRAILHGCRVEDDCLIGMGAVLLNGSKVGAGSVVGAGALLLENMEIPPGSLVVGSPARVLRLLGESTQWKLEQSWRHYRDLARRHRAGEFPPFVAADHAEPEPS, from the coding sequence ATGGGCGACGTCCACATCGGTCCCGATTCCAGCGTCTGGTATCACGCCGTCATCCGGGGCGATACGGAGCAGATCCGCATCGGCGCGTCGACCAACATCCAGGACCTGACGATGATCCACGCCGACCCCGGGGCGCCGTGCGTCGTCGGCAACCGCGTGACCGTCGGCCACCGGGCGATCCTTCACGGCTGCCGCGTCGAGGACGACTGCCTCATCGGCATGGGGGCCGTCCTGCTCAACGGTTCAAAGGTCGGGGCGGGGTCGGTGGTCGGGGCCGGCGCGCTCCTACTGGAGAACATGGAAATCCCCCCCGGCTCGCTCGTCGTCGGCTCGCCGGCGCGCGTCCTTCGGCTCCTCGGCGAGTCGACGCAGTGGAAGCTCGAGCAGTCCTGGAGGCACTACCGCGACCTCGCCCGACGGCATCGCGCGGGCGAATTCCCGCCGTTCGTCGCGGCCGACCACGCGGAGCCCGAGCCCTCATGA